A genomic segment from Chitinophaga flava encodes:
- a CDS encoding SnoaL-like domain-containing protein produces the protein MTIQEIAQRLTDLCAKQDFHTAQKELFAENAISIEPEAMGPFEKETRGLPGIFKKGELFGDMVEASYGCKVSKPIIAGNAIAFTLSMDVKMKDRDRSTMDEICVYVVKDGKIISEQFFW, from the coding sequence ATGACAATCCAGGAAATCGCGCAACGTCTTACAGACTTATGTGCCAAACAAGACTTCCATACTGCCCAGAAGGAGCTTTTTGCAGAAAATGCAATCAGCATCGAACCGGAAGCCATGGGACCTTTTGAAAAGGAAACCAGAGGCCTGCCGGGTATCTTCAAAAAAGGGGAGCTATTCGGAGATATGGTAGAAGCCTCCTATGGCTGCAAGGTTTCAAAACCCATCATTGCCGGCAATGCAATTGCCTTTACCCTGTCGATGGATGTTAAAATGAAAGACCGCGACCGTTCAACGATGGATGAAATCTGTGTGTATGTTGTAAAAGATGGTAAAATTATTTCAGAACAGTTTTTCTGGTAA
- a CDS encoding sterol desaturase family protein, protein MAILETLYQELISFLGISNLLELFRTGNYSSLLTLNGILGVISPVIPLLLLIEVVRALVYKRFKIEDYKIPFLIFVLNRFISRFISIAAIAFCIGLFEKIAPFQVSFTWYWFIYGYVVWEFAHFVYHYLGHKVRIFWCLHSTHHAPTHMNLSVTYAHFFLEAPYADVIRTSICILAGVKPPMLFLIMFIDGTWGSFIHVGENIMKDGRMGFLSRIILTPSYHRVHHAKNPLYMDTNFCNLLNIWDKVFGTFQPEQKEIKIAYGITREMDPGNLWDVYLGELYCLWKDIRKAPGIGNKLLYIVMPPGWSHTGDHKTASVVKKASLAEAAAP, encoded by the coding sequence ATGGCCATCTTAGAAACCTTATATCAGGAATTGATTTCTTTTCTGGGCATTAGTAATCTGCTGGAGCTTTTCCGTACCGGCAATTATTCTTCATTGCTAACACTCAATGGTATCCTGGGTGTGATATCGCCGGTAATACCTTTGCTGTTGCTGATAGAAGTTGTGCGGGCGCTGGTGTACAAACGTTTTAAAATAGAAGATTATAAAATTCCTTTTCTGATCTTTGTGCTTAATCGTTTTATTTCGCGTTTCATCTCTATTGCGGCCATTGCTTTTTGTATCGGTTTGTTTGAGAAAATAGCCCCTTTTCAGGTCTCTTTTACCTGGTACTGGTTTATTTATGGGTATGTGGTATGGGAGTTTGCCCATTTCGTGTATCACTATCTGGGGCATAAGGTACGTATCTTCTGGTGTCTTCACTCCACCCATCATGCGCCTACCCATATGAACCTCTCCGTTACCTACGCACATTTTTTCCTGGAGGCGCCTTATGCTGATGTGATCCGTACTTCTATCTGTATACTGGCAGGTGTCAAACCGCCCATGCTTTTTCTTATCATGTTTATTGATGGTACTTGGGGTTCTTTTATACATGTAGGGGAAAATATCATGAAAGATGGCCGGATGGGCTTTCTGAGCCGTATTATACTGACGCCATCTTATCATCGCGTGCATCATGCCAAAAATCCGCTTTATATGGATACCAACTTCTGCAATCTGCTGAATATATGGGATAAGGTATTTGGTACATTTCAACCGGAGCAGAAAGAAATAAAAATAGCTTATGGTATCACCCGGGAAATGGACCCCGGCAACCTGTGGGACGTATATTTGGGGGAACTGTATTGTCTCTGGAAAGATATCAGGAAGGCTCCCGGCATAGGTAATAAACTGTTGTACATCGTGATGCCGCCGGGATGGAGCCATACCGGCGATCATAAGACAGCCAGTGTTGTAAAGAAGGCCAGCCTGGCTGAAGCAGCGGCACCGTGA
- a CDS encoding alpha/beta fold hydrolase: MRNFLCLLITLFLTNSFCSAQSTDAIRTSWGKLYYHVYGKGEPVIVLSGGPGNSCLQQAEVAEMLGKNYQAILLEQRGTGLSVPVPFDSTTINMQAAIEDVRLLMDHLHIPRVVIYGHSWGAMLAMNFAATYPQKVKKLVLVCPGYYKFDPEFFTTHINNLRTKMGLCEMSRFEILDKKMKVHQATAADSAEYNRIIRMTYIFDKNLIDSILKKIDVAPANTTMQGLIIQDLNRIHYDLSKTLPRYKGPMYVIASRQDPLAFYTYELKQVYPAANLYWIQGSGHFPMFEQQQSFNTTLQRIMQL; this comes from the coding sequence ATGAGAAACTTCTTGTGTCTGCTGATAACCCTGTTTTTAACCAACTCATTTTGTTCAGCCCAGTCTACTGATGCCATCCGTACCTCCTGGGGCAAACTTTATTACCATGTTTATGGAAAAGGAGAACCAGTGATTGTGCTGTCCGGCGGCCCTGGCAATTCCTGTCTGCAACAGGCAGAAGTTGCGGAAATGTTAGGTAAAAACTATCAGGCCATCTTACTGGAACAAAGAGGCACCGGCCTCTCAGTCCCTGTTCCATTCGACTCCACTACCATCAATATGCAGGCGGCCATTGAAGATGTACGCTTACTCATGGACCATCTGCATATCCCCCGTGTAGTTATATACGGCCATTCCTGGGGTGCTATGCTGGCGATGAACTTCGCAGCCACTTACCCGCAAAAGGTAAAAAAACTGGTGCTGGTATGTCCCGGTTACTACAAATTTGATCCGGAGTTTTTTACCACTCACATCAACAATCTGCGGACTAAAATGGGACTTTGTGAAATGTCCCGCTTCGAAATCCTGGATAAAAAGATGAAAGTCCATCAGGCTACTGCCGCCGACTCGGCGGAGTACAACCGAATCATACGGATGACGTATATCTTCGACAAAAACCTGATCGACAGCATACTGAAAAAAATTGATGTGGCACCTGCCAATACCACCATGCAGGGGCTGATAATCCAGGACCTCAACCGCATCCATTACGATCTGAGCAAAACACTGCCCCGCTACAAAGGCCCAATGTATGTAATCGCCAGCCGCCAGGACCCGCTGGCATTCTATACCTACGAACTCAAACAGGTTTACCCTGCAGCCAATCTGTATTGGATACAGGGCTCCGGACACTTCCCGATGTTTGAACAACAGCAAAGTTTTAATACTACCCTGCAGCGTATCATGCAGCTGTAA